Proteins encoded in a region of the Polyodon spathula isolate WHYD16114869_AA chromosome 9, ASM1765450v1, whole genome shotgun sequence genome:
- the LOC121320603 gene encoding uncharacterized protein CXorf38-like isoform X2 has product MIFAELSLRLNDVGYKNWLKAGYFLLKLRDGLQGFVTNEMRSFHQKLSRNNAVLRRGQRCPNYCKPRGNQAYMPRGQADVPGPERCDAAALLNLINFCDHFSFVNQHKVREVIKSRNELMHSCEMRVSSEWLCQYERKIKDLVLELKHIPEVAVAGREISEMLSVDWSVQVPGVDSTDGLDYEMLDPTQISQVESELLRESLQELRLQIEGQGPFTEQDLTDLHRLRDFLKSNKDLEGRFQAELLEVETLEYQLKQPGDGETEEQALEEDTDDVPQKKMKIKN; this is encoded by the exons ATGATATTTGCGGAGCTAAGTCTCCGACTAAACGATGTGGGATACAAAAACTGGCTGAAAGCGGGttactttcttttaaaactgagagacgGGTTGCAAGGTTTTGTGACTAACGAAATGAGATCCTTCCATCAAAAACTGTCCAGGAATAACGCGGTGCTCCGGAGAGGACAACGGTGCCCAAACTACTGCAAACCTCGAGGGAACCAG GCCTACATGCCTCGCGGACAGGCAGACGTTCCGGGTCCTGAGAGATGCGATGCTGCCGCGCTGCTCAACCTCATCAACTTCTGCGACCACTTCAGCTTCGTCAACCAGCACAAAGTCCGAGAG GTAATAAAAAGCCGCAATGAGCTGATGCATTCCTGTGAAATGAGGGTGTCCTCTGAGTGGCTGTGTCAGTATGAAAGAAAGATCAAGGACCTGGTTCTAGAACTGAAACACATACCAGAAGTGGCAGTGGCAGGAAGAGAGATCAGTGAG ATGCTGTCAGTGGACTGGTCTGTTCAGGTCCCAGGAGTGGACAGTACTGATGGGCTGGACTATGAAATGTTGGACCCCACACAGATCAGCCAGGTGGAGTCTGAGTTACTGAGGGAGAGTCTACAGGAGCTGCGTCTCCAGATAGAAGGACAGGGCCCTTTCACGGAGCAG GACCTCACTGATTTACACAGACTGAGggactttttaaaaagcaacaaggACCTGGAAGGCAGATTTCAGGCTGAGCTGCTTGAGGTGGAGACCCTGGAGTATCAACTGAAGCAGCCAGGAGACGGGGAGACAGAGGAGCAAGCTCTGGAAGAGGACACAG ATGATGTTCCACAGAAAAAgatgaaaattaaaaattaa
- the LOC121320603 gene encoding uncharacterized protein CXorf38-like isoform X1, translated as MIFAELSLRLNDVGYKNWLKAGYFLLKLRDGLQGFVTNEMRSFHQKLSRNNAVLRRGQRCPNYCKPRGNQLQSACPLCDEWKKEILKHHTNRGGVINWGNCKPWLWPSEHWELAKAYMPRGQADVPGPERCDAAALLNLINFCDHFSFVNQHKVREVIKSRNELMHSCEMRVSSEWLCQYERKIKDLVLELKHIPEVAVAGREISEMLSVDWSVQVPGVDSTDGLDYEMLDPTQISQVESELLRESLQELRLQIEGQGPFTEQDLTDLHRLRDFLKSNKDLEGRFQAELLEVETLEYQLKQPGDGETEEQALEEDTDDVPQKKMKIKN; from the exons ATGATATTTGCGGAGCTAAGTCTCCGACTAAACGATGTGGGATACAAAAACTGGCTGAAAGCGGGttactttcttttaaaactgagagacgGGTTGCAAGGTTTTGTGACTAACGAAATGAGATCCTTCCATCAAAAACTGTCCAGGAATAACGCGGTGCTCCGGAGAGGACAACGGTGCCCAAACTACTGCAAACCTCGAGGGAACCAG CTGCAGTCGGCCTGTCCATTGTGTGATGAGTGGAAGAAGGAGATTTTGAAACACCACACTAACCGTGGAGGAGTCATTAACTGGGGTAACTGCAAACCCTGGTTGTGGCCCTCTGAGCACTGGGAGCTGGCGAAG GCCTACATGCCTCGCGGACAGGCAGACGTTCCGGGTCCTGAGAGATGCGATGCTGCCGCGCTGCTCAACCTCATCAACTTCTGCGACCACTTCAGCTTCGTCAACCAGCACAAAGTCCGAGAG GTAATAAAAAGCCGCAATGAGCTGATGCATTCCTGTGAAATGAGGGTGTCCTCTGAGTGGCTGTGTCAGTATGAAAGAAAGATCAAGGACCTGGTTCTAGAACTGAAACACATACCAGAAGTGGCAGTGGCAGGAAGAGAGATCAGTGAG ATGCTGTCAGTGGACTGGTCTGTTCAGGTCCCAGGAGTGGACAGTACTGATGGGCTGGACTATGAAATGTTGGACCCCACACAGATCAGCCAGGTGGAGTCTGAGTTACTGAGGGAGAGTCTACAGGAGCTGCGTCTCCAGATAGAAGGACAGGGCCCTTTCACGGAGCAG GACCTCACTGATTTACACAGACTGAGggactttttaaaaagcaacaaggACCTGGAAGGCAGATTTCAGGCTGAGCTGCTTGAGGTGGAGACCCTGGAGTATCAACTGAAGCAGCCAGGAGACGGGGAGACAGAGGAGCAAGCTCTGGAAGAGGACACAG ATGATGTTCCACAGAAAAAgatgaaaattaaaaattaa